One Dioscorea cayenensis subsp. rotundata cultivar TDr96_F1 chromosome 17, TDr96_F1_v2_PseudoChromosome.rev07_lg8_w22 25.fasta, whole genome shotgun sequence DNA window includes the following coding sequences:
- the LOC120281099 gene encoding uncharacterized protein LOC120281099, whose protein sequence is MDKAWMSKSRLSVEYEQGVREFLEFAFSNTLSNQILCPCQICVNSVLLTKDEVYEHLIINGILKLYKNWYEHGEQPSSSSNPNISHHDDLSSNVNVHKMLQDTFGISNADMRDETSPTLSPGGPNNEASQFFKLLEDANKELKHSQRERHYQNPFMNWKKVVKDLGLDYKKIDACPNDCMLYWKEATHDEICKQPNLILSLLIPSPRGPGNDIDVYLQPLIDELKNLSEFGVGTYDAHTNQSFEMKAALLWTLSDFPGYAMLSGWSTKGRFACPYCNKDTCLQSDRKFFNGPEEFKVMPNPPSATQILKQLEGFQNEFGKGNSNMASKRRRQEPKDSKNYYNWKKKSIFFELPYWEHNLIRHNLYVMHIEKNVCDSFLGTLLNIVGKSKDTLKALLDLCEMNIRANLHPVGVGNKMYIPPTCYTMNKQEREKFCTLLKNVRVPDGYSSNISHCVNHRKIEDSRSERVMIVMCGTTIATHSNHEEHYQKAGYKNSC, encoded by the exons ATGGATAAAGCATGGATGTCTAAGTCAAG GCTGAGTGTTGAATATGAACAAGGAGTAAGGGAATTCTTGGAATTTGCATTTTCCAATACACTATCAAATCAAATATTGTGTCCATGCCAAATATGTGTCAATAGTGTTCTTTTGACCAAGGATGAGGTATACGAACATCTTATTATTAATGGTATCttgaaattatacaaaaattggTATGAACATGGAGAAcaaccatcatcttcttcaaatccAAATATTTCACATCATGATGATTTGTCAAGCAATGTTAATGTGCATAAAATGTTGCAAGATACATTTGGTATATCAAATGCTGACATGAGAGATGAAACATCTCCTACTTTATCTCCGGGAGGGCCGAATAATGAAGCTAGTCAGTTTTTTAAACTTCTTGAAGATGCAAACAAAGAGTT GAAGCATTCCCAGAGGGAGAGACATTACCAGAATCCTTTTATGAATTGGAAAAAGGTTGTTAAAGACTTGGGTCTTGATTACAAAAAGATAGATGCATGCCCTAATGACTGTATGCTATATTGGAAAGAAGCTACACATGATGAGATTTGTAAG CAACCAAAccttatattatcattattgatacCTAGTCCACGTGGACCGGGGAATGACATTGATGTGTATTTACAGCCTTTGATAGATGAGTTGAAGAATTTATCGGAATTTGGTGTTGGTACGTATGATGCACACACTAATCAGTCATTTGAAATGAAAGCAGCCTTGTTGTGGACCCTCAGTGATTTCCCAGGTTATGCTATGTTATCAGGATGGAGCACTAAAGGgcgttttgcttgtccttattGTAATAAGGACACATGTTTGCa ATCAGATAGAAAGTTTTTCAATGGACCAGAAGAGTTCAAGGTCATGCCAAATCCTCCATCTGCTactcaaattttaaaacaattggAAGGTTTTCAAAATGAATTTGGGAAAGGAAACTCTAACATGGCTTCAAAACGGAGGAGACAAGAACCAAAAGATTCTAAAAATTACTACAATTGGAAGAAAAAGAGTATATTCTTTGAACTACCATATTGGGAGCATAATTTAATACGGCATAATTTGTATGTGatgcatattgaaaaaaatgtatgtgaTAGTTTTCTTGGAACATTACTTAATATAGTGGGAAAAAGTAAAGATACACTGAAGGCTCTTTTAGACTTGTGCGAGATGAATATACGAGCTAATCTTCATCCAGTTGGGGTTggaaataaaatgtatattccTCCTACATGCTACACTATGAATAAGCAAGAAAGGGAGAAATTCTGTACTCTATTGAAAAATGTGAGAGTTCCAGATGGATATTCTTCAAACATTTCTCATTGTGTAAATCACAGAAAGATCGAAGATAGTAGGTCTGAAAGAGTCATGATTGTCATGTGTGGTACGACAATTGCTACCCATAGCAATCATGAGGAACATTATCAAAAAGCCGGTTATAAGAACTCTTGTTGA